The following DNA comes from Xiphias gladius isolate SHS-SW01 ecotype Sanya breed wild chromosome 10, ASM1685928v1, whole genome shotgun sequence.
AAAGCATCTGTGATGGCACCATGAAGTCATGCATGGATGATCTGAGGCCTGAGGTTTGGGTTTTGTGGAGATGAGATGGAGCGAGTGAGGGCCAACTATAAATCAAGACAAATACCTCCCAAACACACTACTCTTCACTGTAAGCCTAAATAACTTCTTGGTCATGGATTGATTATGAGACAACAGGCCCCCAGGCAAAGACAAGGAAAGGGCCCCACCCCTCCCATACAGAAGCATGAttccccagactgaaagagaggttgtttgtggtggttttgagtctctttctGATGGCTTTACATCTCTTTATatagtttttgtctctttgtaataattttgagtctctttgtggtcgtttctTTCAGTGATATTTTTCCAGGTAAAGCCCAGCGACCCCCTGACCCCTCAGCCCTTCGGCCTGTGGCTTTTTCAGAAACTGATCCGTGCTCTTGAACTTCTCCTCCACTACATGTCAGAGACAAATACTGTAGTTTGTTCTCAACTACATATGACACTACTACTGATTTACAGATTAAATGACCTAACAGGATATAAAGTTAGCAAAAGTAGCTTCACCAtaaaaaaagctgcttttaaGGCATCAGAGTTGACAAATCCGATAACATAATGTAGAATATTGTCGAGATGACAGTTCGACCACAGTCTATTATAAAGGCTCGGGATCTATTATAAAGGCTCAGGATCTACACTTATATGTACAAATATGAGTACATAACGTTATATGACCTATAAAACGCCAGTGTGTCGACTGCATTGTCgcttacggccataccaccctgaaCACGCCCGATCTCGTCCGATCTCGGAAGCTAAGCAGGGTCGGGCCTGGTcagtacttggatgggagaccgcctgggaataccaggtgctgtaagctttttttccccccccactTCTCCCGTTACAACCGACAGGGGGcgctgttgctgctgccgcCCTGCCCCCTCCgtcagaggagacagagatctgaaaaacagcagccagacGGAATAGCTTTGGTAATATACAGTCAGTGTCGTCTTTTCAGCACATTTCCCGCATGCTAAGGAATTGTTACTTCAACTTAAAACAAGTCAAATTTGCTTCTCAGAAGGCTCAAGAAACATCACATAACGACAATGAAATGTGGTGCCTTTCCAGTTTTGTGAAAATAATGAGGCCCaagggtttgtgtgtttactttacCCTCACTTTTTTTGGACAAAGATTTAGAAAGGCATCAGTATTTGAAgtgatttcatcatttttgcGGACAGACTCCTGGAAGCCTTGTCTCctctgaagcagcagcagcagcagcgccccctgctggttTTGTAAAGAGAAGCGCAaaagcttacagcacctggtattcccaggcggtctcccatccaagtactgACCAGGCCCGACCCTGCTTAgcttccgagatcagacgagatcGGGCGTGttcagggtggtatggccgtaagcGACGGCTAGTATGACAAGCATCCTATTTATACGTGGCGATCACGGCCAGCATCATCATCTATGTCCGTAGAAACATGAgcgtatttatttatttatttattttcccaagTTTTGGTGCAAGAAGCTCTGAATACAGTGATACAATTAATGCACATCagcattaataaataatgactaTTATAAAGACATAGGGTCTTTGTGGACATATGTTTACCCTTAAGATAAAGACTCTCTATTACATTACTGGAATGTAAGtaagtaaatttactcaagcACTATACTTAAGTACTAACTGAGGTGCTTGTATGTCACGcgagtatttcaattttctgctactttaacggaaaaatacatttccaaatGGCGACCAAGAGAAACTGGGGGGTTTCCTCTTTTAAATGAGCATCTCGTGGCCATTACAGGAAGTGCAACCCACGGGGCTTCCACCCTCAGCTATAGTTGTCGCTTCTTGTTTTCATGCCCCTGCTACTTTATGTCTTTCATGTGCTGTTGCTTCGGGTGATGATAATGTGTTGTGGACTTTTTGAAATGCCGTGCACACATCTTGCACGAATGCGCTTGGGGTACGTGGGTGCCTACATAACTCGGTTCAATTGAGGAATGGCTGAACACACACCTGCTTTTGTGTAGTATCCACAGCTTGAGAGCTTGAGTCCTGGCTGCTGCCTGTGTAATTCTGAAACACTCCACTGAGGGAAGCTATCTCTGAATACAGCTAAACAAAAgggcaaaagacaaaaaggaacaTGAACATGAATTTTCTGTACTAGAATAACCTGCTAACTAGCAATCTAATAACTCCAGTCCAGTGCACATGAATTGTGGTGTAACTGTTATACCTTTGTAGAGTGGAAATAAGCCAGCGCTGAGGCCATACTTTCCAGACAAAAGACCACAACTAGTAGATAAACAAACTGGAGAAGGACACACTTTTATTATGTACAGTCCAAACACTGTTAGACACACAGATACCTGCattcgtacacacacacacacacacacacacacacacacacacacacacacacacacacacacacacgactttACCAGTCCCTGCAGAAAGgtggaatccctgatgctcaGCCACGAGCCCAGGCACCCGCTGGCCAATAGGAGAGCAGCGCTGGCCAGGGCGAGGATAGCAGGCATGGTGATGtagatgtgagaaaaaaaacagctgctctgCCTGTACTCCATCAGTAGATAGACTCCACTCAAGCCCACCACCAACCCCACCACCtggtaaagttaaaaaaaaaaaaagactgatgtatttttttctcgATATAACTCCACAGACAGTGTGCACTGTATCTGTAGCCACTGAGACCAAGAATCTACTTG
Coding sequences within:
- the tspan37 gene encoding tetraspanin 37 isoform X3, with the protein product MEYRQSSCFFSHIYITMPAILALASAALLLASGCLGSWLSIRDSTFLQGLFVYLLVVVFCLESMASALAYFHSTKLYSEIASLSGVFQNYTGSSQDSSSQAVDTTQKQLQCCGVHNYRDWLQTSWFNQTGGRYVPHSCCNSTFTSCKGTLDQPWQLYTQGCQVKLEMALQFVLSFIIWSSPVVFLVELGVFLTVAQLMRDQPLREYHVLDKN